The Pseudomonas azadiae genome contains a region encoding:
- the truA gene encoding tRNA pseudouridine(38-40) synthase TruA, which translates to MAAAGFNRIALGVEYKGSRYRGWQRQASGVLTVQETLENALSKVADSPVSLMCAGRTDAGVHACGQVVHFDTQAERSMKAWVMGANINLPHDVSVTWAKVMPAHFHARFKAIARRYRYVIYNDQIRPAHLNQEITWNHRPLDAERMAEAAQHLVGVHDFSAFRAGQCQAKSPIKQVHHLRVTRHGKMIVLDIRAGAFLHHMVRNIAGVLMTIGTGERPVEWAKEVLESRVRRTGGVTAHPFGLYLVDVEYRDEFELPERFIGPHFLTGFSELGG; encoded by the coding sequence ATGGCGGCCGCAGGCTTTAACCGCATCGCCCTGGGCGTGGAATACAAAGGCTCGCGCTACCGCGGCTGGCAGCGTCAGGCCAGCGGCGTGCTGACGGTGCAGGAAACACTCGAAAACGCCCTGTCGAAAGTCGCCGACTCACCGGTATCGCTGATGTGCGCCGGGCGTACCGATGCGGGTGTGCATGCCTGCGGCCAGGTGGTGCACTTCGATACCCAGGCTGAGCGGTCGATGAAGGCTTGGGTAATGGGCGCTAATATCAATTTGCCCCATGACGTCAGTGTCACCTGGGCCAAGGTCATGCCGGCGCACTTTCATGCGCGTTTCAAGGCCATCGCCCGGCGTTACCGGTATGTGATCTACAACGACCAGATCCGCCCGGCGCACCTCAACCAGGAGATCACCTGGAACCACCGCCCGCTCGACGCCGAACGCATGGCCGAAGCAGCGCAGCATCTGGTGGGCGTGCATGATTTCAGCGCCTTCCGTGCCGGCCAGTGCCAGGCCAAGTCGCCGATCAAGCAAGTCCACCACCTGCGGGTGACCCGCCACGGCAAGATGATCGTGCTGGATATCCGTGCCGGCGCCTTCCTGCATCATATGGTGCGTAACATCGCCGGGGTGCTGATGACCATCGGCACCGGCGAGCGCCCGGTGGAATGGGCCAAGGAGGTGCTGGAAAGCCGTGTGCGTCGTACCGGCGGGGTCACGGCGCATCCGTTCGGCCTGTATCTGGTGGATGTGGAGTACCGTGACGAGTTCGAGCTGCCGGAGCGTTTCATCGGGCCACATTTCCTCACAGGTTTCAGCGAACTTGGCGGCTGA
- a CDS encoding phosphoribosylanthranilate isomerase, with translation MSAVRSKICGITRIEDALAAVEAGADAIGLVFYAKSPRAVNVLQARAIIAALPPFVTTVGLFVNASRCELNETLDAVPLDMLQFHGDETPDECESYQRPYIKALRVKAGDDIAAACAAYAGARGILLDTYVEGVPGGTGEAFDWSLIPAGLSKPIILAGGLDPANVEAAIEQVQPYAVDVSGGVEQGKGIKDHGKIRAFVQAVRNSNGRM, from the coding sequence ATGTCAGCCGTTCGCAGCAAGATTTGCGGGATTACCCGCATAGAAGACGCGCTGGCGGCAGTTGAGGCCGGGGCCGATGCCATTGGCCTGGTGTTTTATGCCAAAAGCCCCCGGGCGGTGAATGTGCTGCAGGCGCGGGCGATCATCGCGGCACTGCCGCCGTTCGTCACCACCGTGGGCTTGTTCGTCAACGCCAGCCGCTGCGAACTCAACGAAACCCTGGATGCCGTACCGTTGGACATGCTGCAGTTCCACGGTGACGAAACACCGGACGAATGTGAGAGTTACCAGCGCCCGTATATCAAGGCGTTGCGCGTCAAGGCCGGCGATGACATCGCGGCGGCGTGCGCCGCCTATGCGGGTGCTCGCGGGATTCTGCTGGACACCTATGTCGAAGGCGTGCCCGGCGGTACGGGCGAAGCGTTCGACTGGTCGCTGATTCCCGCAGGCTTGAGCAAGCCGATCATCCTGGCCGGCGGGCTCGACCCGGCCAATGTCGAAGCGGCGATCGAACAAGTGCAACCGTATGCCGTGGATGTCAGCGGTGGGGTAGAGCAGGGCAAGGGCATCAAGGACCACGGCAAGATTCGCGCATTCGTGCAGGCCGTGCGCAACAGCAACGGTAGGATGTGA
- the accD gene encoding acetyl-CoA carboxylase, carboxyltransferase subunit beta, with amino-acid sequence MSNWLVDKLIPSIMRSEVKKSSVPEGLWHKCPSCDAVLYRPELEKTLDVCPKCNHHMRIGARARIDIFLDAEGRNELGADLEPVDRLKFRDGKKYKDRLTAAQKQTGEKDALISVSGKLLGMPVVVSAFEFSFMGGSMGAIVGERFVRAANYALENRCPMICFAASGGARMQEALISLMQMAKTSAVLARLREEGIPFISVLTDPVYGGVSASLAMLGDVIVGEPKALIGFAGPRVIEQTVREKLPEGFQRSEFLLEHGAIDLIIPRGELRPRLGSLLAQMMGLPTPVYVAPKVEPIVVPPVPANL; translated from the coding sequence ATGAGCAACTGGTTAGTAGACAAACTGATCCCTTCGATCATGCGTTCCGAGGTGAAGAAAAGCTCGGTTCCTGAAGGTCTGTGGCACAAGTGCCCATCCTGCGACGCGGTGCTGTACCGCCCGGAGCTGGAAAAGACCCTGGACGTTTGCCCCAAGTGCAACCATCACATGCGTATCGGCGCCCGCGCCCGCATCGACATCTTCCTTGACGCCGAAGGCCGCAACGAGCTGGGCGCCGACCTGGAACCGGTAGACCGTCTCAAGTTCCGCGACGGCAAAAAGTACAAGGACCGCCTGACCGCCGCACAAAAGCAGACCGGCGAGAAAGACGCGCTGATTTCCGTCAGCGGCAAGCTGCTGGGCATGCCGGTTGTGGTGTCGGCATTCGAGTTCTCCTTCATGGGCGGCTCCATGGGCGCCATCGTCGGTGAACGCTTCGTTCGCGCCGCCAACTACGCCCTGGAAAACCGTTGCCCGATGATCTGCTTCGCCGCCTCCGGTGGTGCGCGCATGCAGGAAGCCTTGATTTCGCTGATGCAAATGGCCAAGACCTCTGCGGTACTGGCGCGTCTGCGCGAAGAAGGCATCCCGTTCATTTCCGTGCTGACCGACCCGGTCTACGGCGGCGTGTCCGCTAGCCTGGCGATGCTGGGCGATGTGATCGTCGGCGAGCCAAAAGCCCTGATCGGCTTTGCCGGCCCGCGCGTGATCGAACAGACCGTGCGTGAAAAACTGCCGGAAGGTTTCCAGCGCAGCGAGTTCCTGCTGGAGCACGGCGCGATTGACCTGATCATCCCGCGCGGTGAACTGCGTCCACGCCTGGGCAGCCTGCTGGCCCAGATGATGGGCTTGCCGACCCCTGTTTACGTCGCGCCTAAAGTCGAGCCGATTGTCGTGCCGCCGGTGCCTGCAAACCTATGA